In a genomic window of Streptomyces koelreuteriae:
- a CDS encoding WXG100 family type VII secretion target yields MAGGNIQISPEEMQEASTWLQNQKELMQQSLHEANTKMEEMVEAAYATPGSETKFRPFWEEYKNGTQEAIEGLQGVSEFIKQVADAFVDTDDQTSGSIG; encoded by the coding sequence ATGGCCGGCGGCAACATCCAGATCAGCCCGGAAGAGATGCAGGAGGCCTCGACCTGGCTGCAGAACCAGAAGGAGCTGATGCAGCAGAGCCTCCACGAGGCCAACACCAAGATGGAGGAGATGGTCGAGGCGGCCTACGCGACGCCGGGCTCCGAGACCAAGTTCCGTCCCTTCTGGGAGGAGTACAAGAACGGCACCCAGGAGGCGATCGAGGGGCTGCAGGGCGTCAGCGAGTTCATCAAGCAGGTCGCCGACGCGTTCGTCGACACCGACGACCAGACGTCCGGCTCCATCGGCTGA
- a CDS encoding YybH family protein, with protein MNPGQVIADLHVRWVFGWERDEGDPPFDFRRIFGGFYDFGSPDVRLYDDFDPEQRVATTAAGYGSIWEPGFRGMVSAHHAVDDGPHVIAGQELAASTLTFTARITLPDGATDLRTTTSLVWRRTPDGWRIVREHNSSKVLPAGTLDGAFGAGLPAVSQEA; from the coding sequence ATGAATCCTGGACAAGTGATCGCGGACCTGCACGTCCGGTGGGTGTTCGGCTGGGAACGCGACGAGGGCGACCCGCCGTTCGACTTCCGGCGGATCTTCGGCGGGTTCTACGACTTCGGCTCTCCGGACGTCCGCCTCTACGACGACTTCGACCCCGAGCAGCGGGTGGCGACGACAGCCGCCGGCTACGGCTCGATCTGGGAACCCGGCTTTCGCGGCATGGTCTCCGCGCACCACGCCGTCGACGACGGGCCGCACGTCATCGCGGGCCAGGAACTGGCCGCGTCCACCCTGACGTTCACAGCGCGGATCACCCTGCCCGACGGCGCCACGGACCTGCGCACCACGACCTCGCTGGTCTGGCGCCGTACGCCGGACGGCTGGCGGATCGTCCGCGAGCACAACTCGAGCAAGGTGCTGCCCGCCGGGACCCTCGACGGGGCGTTCGGCGCGGGCCTCCCCGCCGTTTCGCAAGAGGCGTGA
- a CDS encoding MFS transporter, whose translation MKDTLEKPAPRAQEQRWSKRLIGWAAVLTLANVLADVAIGSPMMVLPQLMEHFDTDQAAWLNASALLAGALWSPLLAKSSDVFGHRRILIGTLLLACIGALVCLVAPNVWIFLVGRFLQGAAFAAVFITVALARRICTPRVAMALVGIVTSGSSVVGIVEPFLMQPVIDVFGYRSVFLVAALLAAIAALCVRSFIPESPVRGTGRIDVGGALLLGGGLGAVLAYTTLGSDLGWLSVGMVALLAAGAAGLAGWAFLALRVDEPVIDIRALSRPILLTLLALVLAAGSFRSMLQLTGIVAQVPPGLGLGYGLGDGEAVAVLLAAPNLGIVIGGTCAGWLAGRFGPALPLLGGIAVGAAATLAMLAGVSMLPLAVVCGTLLGVAAGAIGASGYNLATSLEAPERQGTIAGLVSVVLALGSVVLNIAGGEILKASHVPGTLADGAPVSTATGVYLYVASAGACFVLAAVPATLLARDRRASGWV comes from the coding sequence GTGAAGGACACACTGGAAAAGCCCGCCCCCCGCGCCCAGGAGCAGCGCTGGAGCAAGCGGCTCATCGGCTGGGCCGCCGTTCTCACGCTCGCCAACGTCCTGGCCGACGTGGCCATCGGCTCCCCCATGATGGTCCTGCCCCAGTTGATGGAGCACTTCGACACCGACCAGGCCGCGTGGCTGAACGCGAGCGCGCTGCTGGCCGGGGCCCTCTGGTCGCCGCTGCTCGCGAAGAGTTCCGACGTCTTCGGCCACCGCCGGATCCTCATCGGCACGCTGCTCCTCGCCTGCATCGGAGCGCTGGTCTGCCTCGTCGCCCCCAACGTCTGGATCTTCCTGGTGGGGCGCTTCCTCCAAGGCGCCGCCTTCGCCGCGGTCTTCATCACGGTGGCCCTGGCACGCCGGATCTGCACCCCGCGGGTGGCGATGGCCCTGGTCGGGATCGTGACGTCCGGCTCGTCGGTCGTCGGCATCGTCGAGCCGTTCCTGATGCAGCCGGTCATCGATGTGTTCGGCTACCGGAGCGTGTTCCTCGTGGCGGCGCTGCTCGCCGCGATCGCCGCGCTCTGCGTGCGGTCCTTCATCCCGGAGTCGCCCGTCCGCGGCACCGGCCGGATCGACGTGGGCGGAGCGCTCCTGCTCGGCGGTGGACTCGGCGCGGTGCTCGCCTACACCACTCTGGGCAGCGACCTCGGCTGGCTGTCCGTGGGCATGGTCGCGCTGCTGGCCGCCGGTGCCGCCGGGTTGGCCGGCTGGGCGTTCCTCGCGCTGCGGGTCGACGAACCCGTCATCGACATCCGGGCCCTCAGCCGTCCGATCCTGCTGACGTTGCTGGCCCTGGTCCTGGCGGCGGGGTCCTTCCGGAGCATGCTGCAACTGACGGGCATCGTCGCCCAGGTGCCGCCCGGCCTGGGGCTCGGTTACGGGCTGGGCGACGGAGAGGCGGTCGCGGTGCTGCTCGCCGCGCCCAATCTCGGCATCGTGATCGGCGGCACGTGCGCCGGCTGGCTCGCGGGGCGGTTCGGTCCCGCGCTGCCCCTTCTCGGCGGCATCGCCGTCGGTGCGGCGGCGACCCTCGCGATGCTGGCGGGGGTCTCGATGCTCCCCCTGGCGGTCGTCTGCGGCACCCTGCTCGGCGTGGCCGCCGGTGCGATCGGCGCCTCCGGCTACAACCTGGCGACCAGCCTCGAAGCGCCCGAGCGGCAGGGCACGATCGCCGGCCTGGTGTCGGTCGTACTCGCCCTCGGCTCGGTCGTCCTCAACATCGCCGGCGGCGAGATACTCAAGGCGAGCCACGTTCCCGGGACCCTCGCCGACGGCGCCCCGGTGAGCACGGCGACCGGCGTGTACCTCTATGTCGCGTCGGCGGGGGCGTGTTTCGTCCTCGCGGCGGTGCCCGCGACCCTACTGGCACGCGACCGGCGGGCATCTGGGTGGGTGTGA
- a CDS encoding FAD-dependent monooxygenase: MLVSGAGIAGLACALELGTRGHDVTVVEYARRLRLNGTPIDIRGDAIEAVDGMGLRAEIQKRRVRMSELTRFVDSAGEPVARIPMAEVSDSDDDIELLREDLVRILAEALPDTAAIRFGDSIETLTDDGVSGGGDGGVDVRFASGRTGRYDLVLGADGQHSAVRRLVFGPEEDYLRHLGVYFALADHPGEASSEGPNSIYNVPGRMAGLFRYQGKAVAVFQFRSERIDYDHHDLDAQKKILVDAFAGYRSWRIPELLDAALADPGFFFTSASQIHLPSWHRGRVALVGDAGYSPAFLSGRGTSLALMGARFLAEELERCGGDHTAAFARYEARQRPYVTFAQNRVHSGRDRMLPTTWAAIAARNETLRATQATPDSPERTTPRRAGGDAE, from the coding sequence ATGCTTGTCTCCGGAGCCGGAATCGCCGGGCTCGCCTGCGCACTTGAGCTGGGCACCCGCGGCCACGACGTCACCGTCGTCGAATACGCCCGCCGCCTCCGGCTCAACGGCACCCCCATCGACATCCGCGGCGACGCGATCGAGGCCGTGGACGGGATGGGGTTACGTGCCGAGATCCAGAAGCGACGGGTTCGGATGTCCGAGCTCACCCGGTTCGTCGACAGCGCGGGCGAGCCCGTGGCCCGGATCCCGATGGCGGAGGTCAGCGACTCCGACGACGACATCGAGCTGCTCCGCGAGGACCTCGTCCGCATCCTCGCCGAGGCGCTCCCGGACACCGCGGCGATCCGCTTCGGCGACTCGATCGAGACCCTGACCGACGACGGCGTGAGCGGCGGAGGGGACGGCGGCGTCGACGTGCGTTTCGCATCGGGCCGCACCGGGCGGTACGACCTGGTGCTCGGTGCCGACGGCCAGCACTCCGCGGTACGCAGGCTGGTGTTCGGGCCCGAGGAGGACTACCTCCGGCACCTCGGTGTCTACTTCGCCCTCGCCGACCACCCCGGCGAGGCGTCGTCCGAGGGCCCCAACTCGATCTACAACGTCCCCGGCCGCATGGCGGGCCTGTTCCGGTACCAGGGCAAGGCCGTCGCGGTCTTCCAGTTCCGCTCGGAACGGATCGACTACGACCATCACGACCTGGACGCCCAGAAGAAGATCCTCGTCGACGCCTTCGCGGGCTACCGGTCCTGGCGGATACCGGAGTTGCTCGACGCGGCCCTCGCCGATCCCGGGTTCTTCTTCACCTCCGCGAGCCAGATCCACCTGCCCTCCTGGCACCGCGGCCGTGTCGCCCTCGTCGGGGACGCCGGGTACAGCCCGGCCTTCCTGTCCGGCCGGGGCACCTCACTCGCGCTCATGGGAGCCCGCTTCCTCGCCGAGGAACTCGAACGGTGCGGGGGCGACCACACCGCCGCGTTCGCACGGTACGAGGCCCGGCAGCGCCCGTATGTCACGTTCGCCCAGAACCGTGTCCACAGCGGTCGCGACCGCATGCTGCCGACCACCTGGGCCGCCATCGCCGCCCGCAACGAGACGCTGCGAGCGACACAGGCGACACCCGACAGCCCTGAGCGGACCACGCCCCGGCGCGCTGGAGGGGACGCGGAGTGA
- a CDS encoding TetR/AcrR family transcriptional regulator — MADGTADRSPARRPGGRNARVRAQILAATVELVARDGIAGFRYEEVAEFAGVHKTSVYRNWPDREELVVEALLRYAEDLASVADTGDIHRDLADFVLALAGGLETPFGRTLEQAFQPARQSATVEALTKILDQRVAALRRRVDTAVDRGELPPVDSAFLGEMISGPVHLIVNRGMRTFTREDAERIVGVVLAGIRATAPHA; from the coding sequence ATGGCCGACGGGACCGCTGACCGGTCGCCCGCACGGCGCCCCGGTGGCCGCAACGCGCGTGTGAGAGCGCAGATCCTCGCCGCGACCGTCGAACTCGTGGCGCGCGACGGCATCGCGGGCTTCCGCTACGAGGAGGTCGCCGAATTCGCCGGCGTCCACAAGACCAGCGTCTACCGCAACTGGCCCGACCGCGAGGAACTGGTGGTCGAAGCCCTGCTGCGCTACGCCGAGGACCTCGCCTCGGTCGCCGACACCGGCGACATCCACCGGGACTTGGCCGACTTCGTGCTGGCCCTCGCCGGTGGCCTGGAAACGCCGTTCGGCCGGACCCTGGAACAGGCCTTTCAGCCCGCTCGCCAGAGCGCCACCGTCGAGGCGCTGACCAAGATCCTCGACCAGCGCGTGGCGGCCCTGCGGCGGCGGGTGGACACCGCCGTCGACCGGGGCGAACTCCCCCCGGTCGACAGCGCCTTCCTCGGCGAGATGATCTCCGGCCCGGTGCACCTCATCGTGAACCGGGGCATGCGCACGTTCACCCGCGAGGACGCGGAGCGCATCGTCGGCGTGGTACTCGCGGGCATCCGGGCCACGGCACCGCACGCCTGA
- a CDS encoding WD40/YVTN/BNR-like repeat-containing protein, with amino-acid sequence MVGCRLAGVRDKGVNGDAAEVIGMAEVLLAVGTRKGLFIGRRRDAGAWEFDESPYFNAQAVYSVAVDTRGPSPRLLAGGDSAHWGPSVFHSDDLGRTWTEPERPAVKFPKDTGASLERVWQLHPAAAEPDVVYAGTEPAALYRSEDRGETFELVRPLWEHPTRSKWMPGGGGEGLHTVLTDARDPKAVTVAVSTAGVFRTLDGGASWAPSNSGVSAVFLPDPNPEFGQCVHKVARDAVSPDRLYLQNHWGVYRSDDAGAHWTDIGEGLPSTFGFAAVAHPHRGGTAYVFPINADADRVPADHRCRVYRTADAGKSWEPLSAGLPQEDHYGTVLRDAMCADDGDPAGVYFGNRNGEVFASSDDGDSWQQLASHLPDVLCVRAATVG; translated from the coding sequence GTGGTGGGGTGCAGACTGGCCGGTGTCAGAGACAAGGGCGTCAATGGCGACGCCGCGGAGGTGATCGGCATGGCCGAGGTACTGCTGGCCGTGGGCACGCGCAAAGGCCTGTTCATCGGGCGCCGGCGGGATGCCGGCGCCTGGGAGTTCGACGAGAGTCCCTACTTCAACGCGCAGGCCGTGTACTCGGTCGCCGTCGACACCCGGGGCCCGAGCCCTCGGCTGCTGGCCGGAGGCGACAGCGCGCACTGGGGCCCGTCGGTGTTCCACTCCGACGATCTCGGCCGCACCTGGACCGAACCGGAGCGCCCCGCCGTCAAGTTCCCCAAGGACACGGGGGCGTCCCTGGAGCGGGTGTGGCAGCTGCACCCGGCCGCCGCCGAGCCGGACGTGGTGTACGCGGGTACGGAACCGGCCGCGCTGTACCGCTCGGAGGACCGCGGGGAGACCTTCGAGCTGGTCCGGCCCCTGTGGGAGCACCCCACGCGCTCGAAGTGGATGCCGGGCGGCGGCGGTGAGGGGCTGCACACCGTGCTCACCGACGCGCGCGACCCGAAGGCCGTGACGGTCGCCGTCTCGACCGCCGGTGTGTTCCGCACCCTGGACGGCGGCGCGAGCTGGGCTCCTTCCAACTCGGGTGTCTCGGCGGTGTTCCTGCCCGACCCGAACCCGGAGTTCGGCCAGTGCGTGCACAAGGTCGCGCGGGACGCCGTGAGCCCGGACCGGCTGTACCTGCAGAACCACTGGGGTGTGTACCGCAGCGACGACGCGGGCGCGCACTGGACGGACATCGGCGAGGGCCTGCCGTCCACGTTCGGCTTCGCGGCGGTCGCACACCCGCACCGGGGTGGCACGGCGTATGTGTTCCCGATCAACGCCGACGCCGACCGCGTCCCGGCCGACCACCGGTGTCGCGTCTACCGGACGGCGGACGCGGGCAAGAGCTGGGAGCCCCTCTCGGCGGGGCTGCCCCAGGAGGACCACTACGGCACGGTGCTGCGCGACGCCATGTGCGCGGACGACGGCGATCCGGCGGGCGTCTACTTCGGCAACCGCAACGGCGAGGTGTTCGCGTCCTCGGACGACGGCGACAGCTGGCAGCAGCTCGCCTCACATCTGCCGGACGTGCTGTGCGTGCGGGCCGCGACCGTCGGCTGA
- a CDS encoding Rv1733c family protein, which produces MALRGPKVWLWRWRRNPLKRRADRVEAWVVLGVWTLTAFLGMLAGTTVSRSVEDGLARERVEWRPLVARLDERAPGRAAESGGVSRTEQVWAQATWTAVDGSAHSGQLRVPAGSAAGTPVTVWTDPEGRQVTRPVTESQAQVRAFLTGSVAGIGAALLPLVGGRALRRRLERGRMDQWDAEWARFGPMWGRTTG; this is translated from the coding sequence ATGGCGTTACGAGGTCCGAAGGTGTGGCTGTGGCGCTGGCGGCGCAATCCGCTCAAGCGCCGCGCCGACAGGGTGGAGGCCTGGGTCGTGCTGGGCGTGTGGACGCTCACCGCGTTCCTCGGGATGCTGGCCGGCACGACGGTGAGCCGGTCCGTCGAGGACGGGCTCGCCCGGGAGCGCGTCGAGTGGCGGCCCCTGGTGGCCCGGCTCGACGAGCGGGCCCCCGGGAGGGCCGCCGAGAGCGGCGGCGTGTCCCGTACCGAGCAGGTGTGGGCGCAAGCGACGTGGACCGCCGTGGACGGCTCCGCGCACTCCGGGCAGCTCCGGGTCCCGGCGGGCAGCGCCGCCGGGACACCGGTCACGGTGTGGACGGACCCCGAGGGCCGCCAGGTGACCCGACCCGTCACCGAGTCCCAGGCCCAGGTACGGGCCTTCCTGACCGGCAGTGTGGCGGGTATCGGCGCCGCGCTCCTGCCGCTCGTCGGCGGCCGTGCCCTGCGCCGCCGGCTGGAACGCGGACGCATGGACCAGTGGGACGCCGAGTGGGCCCGCTTCGGGCCGATGTGGGGACGTACGACGGGGTGA